Proteins from a single region of Pseudodesulfovibrio portus:
- a CDS encoding tRNA(5-methylaminomethyl-2-thiouridylate) methyltransferase, translating to MAERKTYDALALLSGGLDSILAMRTVMDQGLKVLGLHFVTPFFGKEPEFDRWRELYGVEVTAVDIRQKYVDMLLDPSQGYGKWLNPCIDCKITMLSHAVGLLPEYGAKFLISGEVVGQRPMSQREDTLNLITKRAVVRDLLLRPLCAKLQPVTPMEESGLVDRDRLHDWSGRGRKPQMALAEHYGFTEVPTPAGGCCLTEAQGAARFVKLLTHRPVPTPNDFSLARSGRQLWAGAHWLTFGRTAADNDRIAACAEPGDYVLKLVDFPGPLAVARPVDGDWSPEAVMDAAGLIASYSGKARKHFESTGVTVKVAVRRGDAVETVEVVPSRDTALPWAEPKPAIVSEWKKARAAADA from the coding sequence ATGGCGGAAAGAAAAACATACGACGCGCTGGCGCTCTTGTCCGGCGGCCTGGACTCCATCCTGGCCATGCGCACGGTTATGGACCAGGGATTGAAGGTCCTGGGGCTGCATTTTGTCACGCCCTTTTTCGGCAAGGAGCCGGAATTCGACAGGTGGCGGGAACTCTACGGCGTCGAGGTCACGGCCGTGGACATCCGGCAGAAGTACGTGGACATGCTGCTCGACCCGTCCCAGGGGTACGGCAAGTGGCTCAACCCGTGCATCGACTGCAAGATCACCATGCTCTCCCATGCCGTGGGCCTTCTGCCCGAATACGGCGCGAAATTTCTCATCTCCGGCGAGGTGGTGGGCCAGCGGCCCATGAGCCAGCGCGAGGACACCCTCAACCTGATCACCAAGCGGGCCGTGGTGCGCGATCTGCTGCTCCGGCCCCTGTGCGCCAAGCTCCAGCCGGTCACGCCCATGGAGGAATCCGGGCTGGTGGACCGCGACAGGCTGCACGACTGGTCCGGGCGCGGTCGAAAGCCCCAGATGGCCCTGGCCGAGCACTACGGGTTCACCGAGGTGCCCACCCCGGCGGGCGGCTGCTGCCTGACCGAGGCCCAGGGCGCGGCCCGGTTCGTCAAGCTGCTCACCCATCGGCCCGTGCCGACGCCAAACGATTTCTCCCTGGCCCGTTCGGGCCGCCAGCTGTGGGCCGGGGCCCACTGGCTGACCTTTGGCCGGACCGCTGCGGACAACGACCGGATCGCGGCCTGCGCGGAACCCGGCGACTACGTGCTCAAGCTGGTCGATTTTCCCGGTCCCCTGGCCGTTGCCCGTCCGGTGGACGGCGACTGGTCCCCCGAGGCCGTCATGGACGCCGCCGGTTTGATCGCTTCCTATTCGGGCAAGGCGCGCAAGCACTTCGAGTCGACGGGCGTCACGGTCAAGGTCGCCGTGCGCAGGGGCGACGCCGTGGAGACCGTGGAGGTCGTCCCGTCCCGCGACACCGCGCTTCCCTGGGCCGAACCGAAACCGGCCATCGTATCCGAGTGGAAGAAGGCGCGCGCCGCCGCCGACGCCTAG
- a CDS encoding YccF domain-containing protein, translated as MLSLIGNLIWWIIGGLLMAFGWFLSGCLLLISIIGIPWARSAFVIAGFALMPFGRTLVRRDVVTGQKDAGTSDWGIIGNILWFVFAGWWLCLGHIMAALGCFITIIGIPWGWQHLKLAAITLAPIGLTVVSVEEAERLHGVRS; from the coding sequence ATGCTGTCACTGATAGGAAATCTGATCTGGTGGATCATCGGCGGCCTGCTCATGGCCTTCGGCTGGTTCTTGTCGGGCTGCCTGCTGCTCATTTCCATCATCGGGATCCCCTGGGCGCGCAGCGCCTTCGTCATCGCCGGGTTCGCCCTTATGCCCTTCGGGCGCACCCTGGTCCGCCGCGACGTGGTCACCGGCCAGAAGGACGCAGGCACCTCGGACTGGGGCATCATCGGCAACATCCTCTGGTTCGTGTTCGCGGGCTGGTGGCTCTGCCTGGGCCACATCATGGCTGCGCTCGGCTGCTTCATCACCATCATCGGCATCCCGTGGGGGTGGCAGCACCTCAAGCTGGCGGCCATCACGCTTGCGCCCATCGGCCTGACCGTGGTCAGCGTGGAAGAGGCCGAGCGGCTGCACGGGGTCAGGAGCTAG
- a CDS encoding Bax inhibitor-1/YccA family protein, whose amino-acid sequence MSQYPSMPQAKAAKAELVNAFMRGVYGWMSAGLGLTALVAYATLYVPALSRLAFAYNAETGLLQPTMLPMIALFASFGMVFFLSFKISTMNPSTATTLFMVFSGLTGFSLAPILMVYTESSVFATFLTTAGMFGTMSIYGMITKKDLTGWGSLLFMGLIGIIIAMIVNFFLQSSAMSFAISVIGVIIFLGLTAYDTQKLKTMGENVPMNDAAAIRRGTILGALTLYLDFYNLFLMLLRLMGDRR is encoded by the coding sequence ATGTCTCAGTATCCCAGCATGCCTCAGGCCAAAGCGGCCAAAGCGGAACTCGTCAACGCCTTCATGCGCGGCGTGTACGGCTGGATGAGTGCAGGCCTCGGCCTGACCGCCCTGGTGGCGTATGCAACCCTGTACGTCCCGGCCCTGTCCCGGCTGGCCTTCGCCTACAATGCGGAAACCGGCCTGCTGCAGCCCACCATGCTGCCCATGATCGCGCTCTTCGCCAGCTTCGGCATGGTCTTTTTCCTGAGCTTCAAAATTTCCACCATGAATCCGTCCACGGCCACGACCCTGTTCATGGTCTTCAGCGGGCTGACCGGCTTTTCCCTGGCCCCGATCCTCATGGTCTACACCGAGTCCTCGGTGTTCGCCACGTTCCTGACCACGGCAGGCATGTTCGGCACCATGTCCATTTACGGCATGATTACCAAGAAGGACCTGACAGGCTGGGGCAGTCTGTTGTTCATGGGACTCATCGGCATCATCATCGCCATGATCGTGAACTTCTTCCTGCAAAGCTCGGCCATGTCGTTCGCTATTTCGGTCATCGGCGTGATCATCTTCCTGGGCCTGACCGCCTACGATACCCAGAAGCTCAAGACCATGGGCGAAAACGTCCCCATGAACGACGCGGCGGCCATCCGGCGCGGCACCATCCTGGGCGCGTTGACCCTGTACCTCGACTTCTACAACCTCTTCCTGATGCTGCTCAGGCTCATGGGCGACCGCAGGTAG
- a CDS encoding substrate-binding periplasmic protein — protein sequence MNFCKLMKALSDRMSRGAKAAVLAAVAAWLCVVPVRAQGPTLEVAAWVFPPFAYVDDSGELQGRAVETVKRALAAMGYTPKMVLMPFKRCLANMQDGHMAIMLPCATSEERRAYMQYSDPVFHITTVMWKKGSDMSSCWRDYQDLAGLRIGVGLGYSYGAKWDEAVASGAFTLDSSGGKSPELTHFQMAAAGRIDMFISDVNVGRFLKNRHAPEFDDIYPCPKVIGAERPFGAPISRKYFEDKGLSADEFLKRFNSVLRALPPWQGG from the coding sequence ATGAATTTCTGTAAGCTGATGAAGGCGTTGTCGGACAGGATGTCCCGGGGTGCGAAGGCGGCGGTGCTTGCAGCGGTCGCCGCGTGGTTGTGCGTTGTCCCGGTTAGGGCTCAGGGGCCGACTCTCGAAGTGGCGGCGTGGGTGTTCCCGCCTTTTGCGTACGTCGACGATTCGGGCGAACTTCAGGGCCGGGCCGTGGAGACCGTCAAAAGGGCGCTCGCGGCCATGGGGTATACGCCCAAGATGGTACTCATGCCGTTCAAGCGCTGTCTGGCGAACATGCAGGACGGGCATATGGCGATCATGCTCCCCTGCGCCACCAGCGAAGAGCGGCGGGCGTACATGCAGTATTCCGACCCGGTCTTCCACATCACCACCGTGATGTGGAAGAAAGGCAGCGACATGTCTTCCTGCTGGCGGGACTACCAAGACCTGGCCGGGCTTCGGATCGGGGTCGGCCTGGGGTATTCCTACGGGGCGAAGTGGGACGAGGCCGTGGCGTCCGGGGCGTTCACCCTGGATTCTTCAGGGGGCAAGAGTCCCGAATTGACGCATTTCCAGATGGCGGCCGCAGGGCGCATCGACATGTTCATCAGCGACGTGAACGTGGGCCGTTTCCTCAAGAACCGGCACGCGCCGGAATTTGACGATATCTATCCCTGTCCCAAGGTCATCGGAGCGGAGAGGCCTTTCGGCGCGCCCATATCCCGCAAATATTTCGAGGACAAGGGGCTTTCTGCGGATGAATTCCTGAAACGCTTCAATTCCGTTTTGAGGGCGTTGCCGCCTTGGCAGGGCGGCTGA
- a CDS encoding YibE/F family protein: protein MPSSRKNYRDWLLIVVFTCLATGLYFVPTGFEKDSGEDAVRCTAEVTAVDDDRIRHLGLVLTGEQSVTLRILDGPFEGRKFDAHNQLLGQMDRDKRFKPGDVAYVVITVGADGEVLFVNPQAHYRLGLELLLLGLFAGLLLLFGGLTGFKALLSFAFTGMVLWKVLVPLLLKGVDPVWLALGVVALLSAAIIFLVAGINRTGMTAFLGAFLGVVSSCALAAYFTGEFHVHGAVMPFAETLLYAGYGHLNLTRIYMAGVFLASSGAVMDLAMDVAASMGEVVAKNPGISRTEAVWSGIRVGRAVVGTMTTTLLLAYSGGYVTLLMAFMAQGIPLTSTFNFIYVAAEVLKTLVGSFGLVAVAPFTAVVGGVFLVGRKVRPDALHH from the coding sequence ATGCCTTCATCCCGCAAGAACTACCGCGACTGGCTGCTCATCGTCGTCTTCACCTGCCTGGCGACGGGCCTCTACTTCGTGCCCACGGGGTTCGAGAAGGACTCCGGCGAGGACGCTGTCCGCTGCACCGCCGAGGTGACGGCCGTTGACGACGACCGGATCCGCCACCTCGGCCTGGTCCTGACCGGCGAGCAGTCCGTGACCCTGAGAATCCTGGACGGCCCGTTCGAGGGACGGAAATTCGACGCCCACAACCAGCTCCTGGGCCAAATGGATCGCGACAAGCGGTTCAAGCCGGGGGACGTGGCCTACGTGGTCATCACCGTGGGCGCGGACGGCGAAGTGCTTTTCGTCAATCCCCAGGCCCATTACCGGCTGGGGCTCGAGCTGCTCCTGCTCGGGCTGTTCGCCGGGCTGCTGCTCCTGTTCGGCGGCCTGACGGGGTTCAAGGCGCTGCTCTCCTTCGCCTTCACCGGCATGGTCCTGTGGAAGGTGCTGGTGCCGCTTTTGCTCAAGGGGGTGGACCCGGTCTGGCTGGCGCTCGGCGTGGTGGCCCTGCTGTCGGCGGCGATCATCTTCCTGGTGGCCGGGATCAACCGCACCGGCATGACCGCCTTCCTCGGCGCGTTCCTGGGCGTGGTGTCGAGCTGCGCGCTGGCCGCCTATTTCACGGGCGAGTTCCACGTGCACGGCGCGGTCATGCCCTTTGCCGAGACATTGCTCTACGCCGGGTACGGGCACCTCAACCTGACCCGCATCTACATGGCCGGGGTTTTCCTGGCGTCGTCCGGCGCGGTCATGGACCTGGCCATGGACGTGGCCGCGAGCATGGGCGAGGTGGTGGCCAAGAATCCGGGCATATCGAGGACCGAGGCGGTCTGGTCCGGCATCCGCGTGGGCCGGGCCGTGGTCGGGACCATGACCACCACGCTGCTGCTGGCCTATTCCGGCGGGTACGTGACCCTGCTCATGGCCTTCATGGCCCAGGGCATCCCGCTGACGTCCACCTTCAATTTCATCTACGTGGCCGCCGAGGTCCTCAAGACGCTGGTGGGCAGCTTCGGGCTGGTCGCGGTGGCCCCGTTCACGGCCGTGGTGGGCGGTGTTTTCCTGGTCGGCCGGAAGGTGCGCCCGGACGCGCTTCACCATTGA
- a CDS encoding class I SAM-dependent methyltransferase, whose translation METETSQGSKKKDFWDRKARTFPRFEEGEDTYEAGMLNRIREHGVDFRDATVLDVGCGSGMYTIRLAREAKQVTAVDISDTMLDILRQDAEEQGLGNIDYVRSEWMDFDSDATFDIVFCSMTPAIQDDESRFKLLSHAGRWTVFMGFDGVMNSDIMTGLYAHYGVTPRKFVNGTEMRHWLDSHAIPYTRYPIEGTWVTPKNLEMRMDGAATFLSQYGVTADQDHLERYMARFEEEPGVYVEHTDYKIDLLIWENRADA comes from the coding sequence ATGGAAACGGAAACTTCACAGGGATCGAAGAAAAAGGACTTCTGGGACAGAAAGGCCCGGACCTTCCCCCGCTTCGAAGAGGGGGAAGACACCTACGAGGCGGGCATGCTGAACAGGATACGGGAGCACGGGGTGGACTTTCGCGACGCCACCGTGCTGGACGTGGGTTGCGGCAGCGGCATGTACACCATCCGCCTGGCCCGCGAGGCGAAACAGGTCACGGCCGTGGACATCTCGGACACCATGCTCGACATCCTCAGGCAGGACGCCGAGGAACAGGGGCTTGGCAACATCGACTACGTACGCTCCGAGTGGATGGATTTCGACTCCGACGCCACCTTTGACATCGTGTTCTGCTCCATGACTCCGGCCATCCAGGACGACGAGTCCCGGTTCAAGCTCCTGAGCCACGCGGGCCGCTGGACCGTGTTCATGGGGTTCGACGGCGTCATGAACTCCGACATCATGACCGGCCTGTACGCCCACTACGGGGTCACCCCCAGGAAATTCGTCAACGGCACCGAGATGCGCCACTGGCTGGACAGCCACGCCATCCCCTACACCCGCTACCCCATCGAGGGCACCTGGGTGACCCCCAAGAACCTGGAGATGCGGATGGACGGTGCCGCGACCTTCCTTTCCCAATACGGCGTCACCGCCGACCAGGACCACCTCGAACGGTACATGGCGCGATTCGAGGAGGAACCCGGCGTGTACGTCGAACACACGGATTACAAGATAGACCTGCTGATCTGGGAGAACCGGGCCGATGCTTGA
- a CDS encoding bacteriohemerythrin, giving the protein MPLIKWTPEISVEVPLIDDQHKRLIAIANGLIKAVGRGLDERVVNNVIRRLREYTVFHFSSEEKLMEEAHYPKRGEHALEHRRLKEQVKQYQRTIYYKENPNPEAVTNFIRTWLLKHIMESDRRLADFIHEQEKKKMEKKKAQAQPNPTEDPA; this is encoded by the coding sequence ATGCCGTTAATCAAATGGACCCCCGAAATCAGCGTGGAAGTCCCCCTCATCGACGATCAGCACAAGCGGCTCATCGCCATTGCCAACGGCCTGATCAAGGCGGTGGGCCGGGGCCTCGACGAACGGGTCGTCAACAACGTCATCCGCAGGTTGCGGGAATACACGGTCTTTCATTTCAGTTCCGAGGAAAAGCTCATGGAGGAGGCCCACTACCCCAAGCGGGGAGAGCATGCCCTTGAACACCGCCGTCTCAAGGAGCAGGTCAAGCAGTACCAGCGGACCATCTACTACAAGGAAAACCCGAACCCCGAAGCAGTCACCAACTTCATCAGGACCTGGCTGCTCAAGCACATCATGGAGTCGGACCGAAGGTTGGCCGATTTCATCCACGAACAGGAAAAGAAAAAAATGGAAAAGAAAAAGGCGCAAGCCCAGCCGAACCCGACTGAAGATCCGGCGTAA
- a CDS encoding calcium/sodium antiporter, protein MFLDILIFCASALLLWFGANWIVTSAALIARKFNVSELVIGLTIVALGTSAPEFLVTVDAALRGHNDISLSNVVGSNIFNLGFILGLMALIKPLVSNRTIVYRDGLLLFLTTAGILAVSFTGELGRVFGGCLLVLLTGYLVYLGVKRENVGDGELEEIGDRVASWMDGALLVGGFAAITAGGHLMVTAATSIASTLGVSSWVIGVTIVAAGTSLPELVTCLAASIKGKNEMLLGNLIGSDFFNFAGVLGLTCLLKPLPVSEAASSGLIALVGMVFLVLIFLRTGWKVSRWEGALLIGINLVRWANDFMG, encoded by the coding sequence ATGTTTCTTGATATCCTGATTTTTTGCGCGTCCGCCCTGCTGCTCTGGTTCGGGGCCAACTGGATCGTGACCTCGGCGGCGCTCATCGCCCGGAAATTCAACGTGTCCGAGCTGGTCATCGGCCTGACCATCGTGGCCCTGGGCACCTCGGCTCCCGAGTTCCTGGTCACGGTGGACGCCGCGCTCCGGGGGCATAACGACATCTCCCTGTCCAACGTGGTCGGGTCCAACATATTCAATCTCGGCTTCATCCTCGGGCTCATGGCCCTGATCAAGCCGCTTGTCTCCAACCGGACCATCGTCTACCGCGACGGGCTGCTCCTGTTCCTGACCACGGCGGGCATCCTGGCCGTGTCCTTCACCGGCGAACTGGGCCGGGTGTTCGGCGGCTGCCTCCTGGTGCTGCTCACAGGCTACCTGGTCTACCTCGGCGTCAAGCGCGAGAACGTGGGCGACGGCGAACTGGAGGAGATCGGGGACAGGGTCGCGTCCTGGATGGACGGTGCGCTGCTCGTGGGCGGGTTCGCGGCCATTACCGCAGGCGGGCACCTAATGGTCACGGCCGCCACGTCCATCGCCTCGACCCTCGGCGTGTCCTCCTGGGTCATCGGCGTGACCATCGTGGCTGCGGGCACCTCCCTGCCCGAACTGGTCACCTGCCTGGCCGCGTCCATCAAGGGCAAGAACGAGATGCTTCTCGGCAATCTCATCGGTTCGGACTTCTTCAACTTCGCGGGCGTGCTCGGCCTGACCTGCCTGCTCAAGCCGCTGCCCGTGTCCGAGGCCGCCTCTTCGGGTCTGATCGCGCTGGTCGGGATGGTCTTTCTCGTCCTCATCTTCCTGCGCACGGGCTGGAAGGTCAGCCGCTGGGAAGGCGCCCTGCTCATCGGGATCAATCTGGTCCGCTGGGCGAACGACTTCATGGGATAG
- a CDS encoding ABC transporter substrate-binding protein gives MRTTTILTTALLLVTLWAIPSSAAADRPVVLVVNSYHAGYPWVMSHNEALRRNLSDIADLVFHDMDTKRLNPAHHLDRAALALDKYREVQPDLVILADDNALAFLGPDITRAGTPVVYLGINANPRIYACENDLLTGVLERPLLKRSIIFIHDILGPSMNKCMVLFDNGTTARVTMDTIFKGNNRIMVGTVQTDIVLATTMEQWKQHVLTAGELGYGAIILGLYQTLTDNEGKHVPDDVVARWTGANSPVPVFAFWDFAVGRDKAVGGLVLAGRPQGEEAAGLARRILDGEDPKQIQPVTAEHGRFLFSRSGLERWHIDLPPSLTQPGEVLEFVE, from the coding sequence ATGCGCACGACGACCATACTCACGACCGCCCTGCTCCTGGTCACGTTGTGGGCAATCCCCTCTTCCGCCGCCGCTGACCGGCCCGTGGTGCTGGTCGTCAACAGCTACCACGCGGGCTACCCGTGGGTCATGTCCCACAACGAGGCGTTGCGGCGGAACCTGTCGGATATCGCGGACCTGGTCTTCCATGACATGGACACCAAGCGCCTGAACCCGGCCCACCACCTGGACCGGGCGGCCCTGGCCCTGGACAAATACCGGGAGGTGCAGCCCGACCTGGTCATCCTGGCCGATGACAACGCCCTGGCCTTCCTGGGCCCCGACATCACCCGCGCGGGCACGCCCGTGGTCTACCTCGGCATCAACGCCAACCCCCGCATCTACGCCTGCGAAAACGACCTGCTCACCGGGGTGCTGGAACGCCCGCTGCTCAAACGCTCCATCATCTTCATCCACGACATTCTCGGCCCGTCCATGAACAAGTGCATGGTCCTGTTCGACAACGGGACCACGGCCAGGGTCACCATGGACACCATCTTCAAGGGAAACAACCGCATCATGGTGGGAACGGTTCAGACGGACATCGTCCTGGCGACCACCATGGAACAATGGAAGCAGCACGTCCTGACCGCCGGGGAACTCGGCTACGGGGCCATCATCCTCGGCCTGTACCAGACCCTGACGGACAACGAGGGCAAGCATGTGCCGGACGACGTCGTGGCCCGGTGGACCGGGGCCAACTCGCCTGTGCCCGTTTTCGCCTTCTGGGACTTCGCCGTGGGCAGGGACAAGGCCGTGGGAGGCCTCGTCCTGGCCGGTCGGCCGCAGGGCGAGGAGGCAGCCGGGCTGGCCCGGCGCATCCTGGACGGGGAGGACCCCAAGCAAATCCAGCCCGTGACCGCCGAACACGGCCGGTTCCTCTTCAGCCGATCCGGGCTCGAGCGGTGGCATATCGACCTGCCGCCCTCCCTGACGCAACCCGGCGAGGTCCTGGAATTCGTCGAATGA
- a CDS encoding alkaline phosphatase: protein MLRIEKAFVKCALVLFLAVAFMATGQVQRAEAKTAKYVFLFIGDGMGLPQRAATSAYTGKELAIDSMPAQGITTTFANDRFITGSAASATALASGIKTNINYIGVDPDFKPVKTVAEMAREQGKKVGIVSSVSIDHATPAAFYAHVKTRKMYHEIAHALAESGFDFFAGGGLVDPLGKKSDAPRGDAVEKARANGYKVVADRKAFMALKPGDGKVLAWNKWLQDGQALPYAMDMTGDDITLPEFTQKAIEMLDNDKGFFLMVEGGKIDWACHANDAAASILNTIAFDDAVKKAIDFYKKHPDDTAIVVTGDHECGGLTLGFAGTKYGSHYDILSHQKVSFQKFTDEIMAGFRKKGGDFSAMKPIITKNFGLKFAGDAKKDALVLADFEQKDLEEAFARSMAGEKVNSAEYLLYGEYDPLSVTITHLLNGKAGLGWTSYKHTGVPVSTSAMGVRAELFNGSYDNKDIATKIMSIMGIAPKPQHLASN, encoded by the coding sequence ATGTTGAGGATTGAGAAAGCTTTCGTGAAATGTGCGCTTGTGCTGTTCCTTGCCGTGGCGTTCATGGCAACCGGGCAGGTTCAGCGCGCCGAGGCCAAAACCGCCAAGTACGTGTTCCTGTTCATCGGCGACGGCATGGGGCTGCCCCAGCGTGCCGCCACCAGCGCCTACACGGGCAAGGAGCTGGCCATCGACTCCATGCCCGCCCAGGGCATCACCACTACCTTTGCCAACGACCGGTTCATCACCGGCTCCGCAGCCTCGGCCACGGCCCTGGCGTCCGGCATCAAGACCAACATCAACTACATCGGCGTGGACCCCGACTTCAAGCCGGTCAAGACCGTGGCCGAGATGGCCAGGGAGCAGGGCAAAAAGGTCGGCATCGTCTCGTCCGTGTCCATCGACCACGCCACCCCGGCGGCCTTTTACGCCCACGTCAAGACCCGCAAGATGTACCACGAGATCGCGCACGCCCTGGCCGAGTCCGGGTTCGATTTCTTTGCCGGCGGCGGCCTGGTGGACCCGCTGGGCAAGAAGTCCGATGCGCCCAGGGGCGACGCCGTGGAAAAGGCCAGGGCCAACGGCTACAAGGTGGTCGCCGACAGGAAGGCCTTCATGGCCCTGAAGCCCGGTGACGGCAAGGTCCTGGCATGGAATAAGTGGCTTCAGGACGGCCAGGCCCTGCCCTATGCCATGGACATGACCGGCGACGACATCACCCTGCCCGAGTTCACGCAAAAGGCCATCGAGATGCTCGACAACGACAAGGGCTTCTTTCTCATGGTCGAGGGCGGCAAGATCGACTGGGCCTGCCACGCCAACGACGCGGCCGCGTCCATCCTGAACACCATCGCCTTTGACGACGCCGTGAAAAAGGCCATCGACTTCTACAAGAAGCACCCCGACGACACCGCCATCGTGGTCACCGGCGACCACGAGTGCGGCGGCCTGACCCTAGGCTTCGCGGGCACCAAATACGGCTCCCACTACGACATCCTGTCCCACCAGAAGGTCTCCTTCCAGAAGTTCACCGACGAAATCATGGCGGGCTTCAGGAAGAAGGGCGGTGATTTCTCGGCCATGAAGCCGATCATCACCAAAAACTTTGGCCTCAAGTTCGCAGGCGACGCCAAGAAGGACGCCCTGGTCCTGGCCGACTTCGAGCAGAAGGACCTGGAAGAAGCCTTTGCCCGGTCCATGGCCGGCGAGAAGGTCAACAGCGCCGAGTACCTGCTCTACGGCGAGTACGACCCGTTGTCCGTGACCATCACCCACCTGCTCAACGGCAAGGCGGGCCTGGGCTGGACCTCCTACAAGCACACCGGCGTGCCGGTCTCCACCTCGGCCATGGGCGTGCGCGCGGAGCTGTTCAACGGCAGCTACGACAACAAGGACATCGCCACCAAGATCATGTCCATCATGGGCATCGCTCCCAAGCCCCAGCACCTGGCCTCCAACTAA
- the recA gene encoding recombinase RecA, whose translation MARKAAEPEVLRKEALGTALTTIERKFGKGSIMRMDGEASHSIPAIPTGSIGLDMALGIGGVPRGRVIEIFGPESSGKTTLALHIIAQAQKDGGSAAFVDAEHALDPGYAKRLGVKTDELLISQPDYGEQALEIADLLVRSGALDVVVIDSVAALIPQAELEGQMGETQVGGQARLMSHALRKLTGTIHKSNCVVIFINQIRMKIGMTGYGNPETTSGGNALKFYASCRLDIRRIQTLKDKEEAYGIRARIKVVKNKVAPPFRQALVDVLYGQGISRMGEIIDMGVEHGIIEKSGSWFAYGSEKLGQGKENVRALLQDNPDIAEKIEEDIMTHLGFREVPEETAGDAGE comes from the coding sequence ATGGCAAGAAAAGCCGCTGAACCTGAAGTTCTGCGCAAAGAGGCGCTCGGTACCGCCCTGACAACCATTGAACGCAAGTTCGGGAAGGGCTCGATCATGCGCATGGACGGTGAGGCCTCGCATTCCATCCCGGCCATCCCGACCGGTTCCATCGGCCTGGACATGGCGCTTGGAATCGGCGGCGTGCCGCGCGGCCGAGTCATTGAAATCTTCGGCCCGGAATCGTCGGGCAAGACGACCCTGGCCCTGCACATCATCGCCCAGGCCCAGAAGGACGGCGGCAGCGCCGCATTCGTCGACGCTGAACACGCCCTGGACCCGGGGTACGCCAAAAGGCTGGGCGTCAAGACCGACGAACTGCTCATTTCCCAGCCGGACTACGGCGAACAGGCCCTGGAAATCGCCGACCTGCTGGTCCGTTCCGGCGCACTCGACGTGGTGGTCATCGACTCCGTGGCCGCGCTCATCCCCCAGGCCGAACTGGAAGGCCAGATGGGCGAGACACAGGTTGGCGGGCAGGCGCGCCTCATGTCGCACGCCCTGCGCAAGCTGACCGGCACCATCCACAAGTCCAACTGCGTGGTCATCTTCATCAACCAGATCCGCATGAAGATCGGCATGACCGGCTACGGCAACCCCGAGACCACCTCCGGCGGCAACGCGCTCAAGTTCTACGCCTCCTGCCGGTTGGACATCCGGCGCATCCAGACCCTCAAGGACAAGGAAGAGGCCTACGGCATCCGCGCCCGCATCAAGGTGGTCAAGAACAAGGTGGCCCCGCCCTTCCGCCAGGCCCTGGTAGACGTGCTGTACGGCCAGGGCATCTCGCGCATGGGTGAGATCATCGACATGGGCGTGGAGCACGGCATCATCGAGAAGTCCGGCTCCTGGTTCGCCTACGGGTCGGAGAAACTCGGCCAGGGCAAGGAGAACGTCCGCGCACTGTTGCAGGACAATCCGGACATCGCCGAGAAGATCGAAGAAGACATCATGACCCATCTCGGATTCCGCGAGGTACCCGAGGAAACAGCCGGAGACGCCGGCGAATAG